The DNA window GCGGTTGCTGCCGCTCTGCACGGGCAGGTGGAGCTGCTCGCACACCTCGGGCTCGGTGGCCATCACCTCCACCAGCTCGCGGGTGAAGTCGTTGGGGTGCGGCGAGGTGAAGCGGACGCGGCGGATGCCGTCGATCCGCGCGGTCTCGCGCAGCAGGCGTGGGAAGTTCCAGTCGCCGTGCTCGTACGAGTTCACCGTCTGCCCCAGGAGCACGACCTCGGGCACGCCCTGCTCCGCCAGCGCGCGCACCTCGTCGAGGATCGCCTGCGGGTCGCGGTTTTTCTCGTCGCCGCGCACGTAGGGGACGATGCAGTAGGTGCAGCGGTAGTTGCACCCGCGCTGGATGGGCACCCACGCGGAGACGGCGGAGGCGCGCTTCGCGGTGACGCCCTCGTAGTTCTCGTGCGGGTCGAAGCCCAGCACGGTGAGCCCGCCGCGGGCCGGAGCGGGGGTCATCTGCGGAAGCGTGAGAAGCGTCGGCTTCGACTCCAGGGCGCCGAGCGCGGCCAGCTTCTCGGGGAGCCGGCGGTAGGCATCGGGGCCCATCACCAGGTCCACGCCGCCCGCGCGGCCCAGGAGCGACTCGCCCATGCGCTGCGCCATGCACCCCGTGACGCCCACCAGCGCCCCGCGCCGCCGCTGCTCCTGGAGCTGGCCCACGCGCCCGATGACGCGCTTCTCCGCGTGGTCGCGGATGGCGCAGGTGTTCACCAGGATGAC is part of the Longimicrobium sp. genome and encodes:
- the miaB gene encoding tRNA (N6-isopentenyl adenosine(37)-C2)-methylthiotransferase MiaB, encoding VILVNTCAIRDHAEKRVIGRVGQLQEQRRRGALVGVTGCMAQRMGESLLGRAGGVDLVMGPDAYRRLPEKLAALGALESKPTLLTLPQMTPAPARGGLTVLGFDPHENYEGVTAKRASAVSAWVPIQRGCNYRCTYCIVPYVRGDEKNRDPQAILDEVRALAEQGVPEVVLLGQTVNSYEHGDWNFPRLLRETARIDGIRRVRFTSPHPNDFTRELVEVMATEPEVCEQLHLPVQSGSNRTLKRMLRRYTVEEYLEKVEWVREAIPGIALSTDVIVAFPGETEEEYEETLELMREVRFDEAYMYRYSPRDGTPATRLPADQFVPEAEGQERLLKLINMQRQIMLEVNQTWVGRTVEVLVEKEGRRGGVQGRTESNKTVNLDGTPDMIGSFIDVTLTSTTGATFNAEAAVLVA